A part of Citrifermentans bremense genomic DNA contains:
- a CDS encoding phosphatase PAP2 family protein, producing MSRILRCAALFALLFTLFRPAPALCVSSEIVGHAVMAAIPVSAFAVAYFNNDVEGEKQWLRNVIANQTLTSIARLGFNETSLGRRPTGNGYGFPSGHVAFAGSGAAFYSERYGWKYGVPAWLATAFVANNRVQNHDHHWRDVIASMALSYGVGKLFVTPENASYVAPVIGPDWLGLRWERSF from the coding sequence ATGTCCAGAATATTGCGTTGCGCAGCCCTGTTCGCCCTCCTGTTCACTTTGTTCAGACCGGCTCCGGCACTTTGCGTTTCCTCTGAAATAGTTGGTCATGCGGTGATGGCAGCCATACCGGTATCAGCCTTCGCCGTCGCCTATTTCAATAACGACGTGGAAGGCGAGAAGCAATGGCTTAGAAACGTCATCGCCAACCAGACCCTGACCTCCATCGCACGGCTCGGCTTCAATGAGACCAGCCTGGGGCGGCGCCCCACCGGCAACGGCTACGGCTTCCCCTCCGGGCACGTAGCCTTCGCCGGTTCCGGCGCTGCCTTCTACAGCGAACGATACGGTTGGAAGTACGGGGTCCCCGCCTGGCTCGCCACTGCATTCGTTGCCAACAACAGGGTTCAGAACCATGACCATCACTGGCGCGACGTGATCGCATCCATGGCGCTATCTTACGGGGTGGGCAAGCTCTTCGTGACGCCGGAAAACGCATCCTATGTCGCGCCGGTCATCGGGCCGGACTGGCTGGGACTGAGGTGGGAGAGATCCTTCTAG
- a CDS encoding cytochrome c3 family protein, whose amino-acid sequence MQFRLATLTLLIVCLLPVAVLAKETKDIKFPLQNAEAVVFSHDVHLKKYNNNCRICHNAIFNLKSKRHFTMAEMEKTKSCGACHTGVKAFSVADDKSCVKCHKGKPRDVQFKVKNAGQTVFSHSSHLSKLKGECRACHNGVVITGKEGRVTMAQMEKGKTCGACHNGKKAFTVAGNCGSCHKGMKPREISFKVKGATNAVFSHDFHIEAFSCKDCHTKIYPFQAGVKHFSMADMAKGKSCGACHNGKEAFSSNGDCNKCHKGYKPGTITFKTESGDVKFSHDFHLEAYKCADCHTKIFTFKAGQKHFTMGDMEHGKSCGACHNGKDAFTSNGDCDKCHAM is encoded by the coding sequence ATGCAGTTTCGCCTCGCCACCCTTACGCTTCTCATTGTCTGCCTCCTGCCTGTCGCAGTGTTGGCGAAGGAGACAAAGGACATCAAATTCCCTCTTCAGAATGCAGAGGCCGTCGTTTTCAGCCACGACGTTCACCTGAAGAAATATAACAACAATTGCAGGATCTGTCACAACGCCATCTTCAACCTTAAGTCAAAGCGTCATTTCACCATGGCCGAGATGGAAAAGACTAAGTCCTGCGGCGCTTGCCACACCGGCGTCAAGGCTTTCAGCGTAGCGGACGACAAAAGCTGCGTCAAATGCCACAAAGGCAAGCCGCGTGACGTCCAGTTCAAAGTGAAGAACGCCGGACAGACCGTGTTCAGCCATTCCAGCCACCTGTCCAAGCTCAAAGGCGAGTGCAGGGCCTGCCATAACGGCGTGGTCATCACCGGCAAGGAAGGGCGCGTCACCATGGCCCAGATGGAGAAAGGGAAAACCTGCGGCGCCTGCCACAACGGTAAAAAAGCCTTCACCGTCGCCGGCAACTGCGGCAGCTGCCACAAAGGGATGAAGCCGCGCGAGATCAGCTTCAAGGTCAAGGGCGCCACCAACGCGGTGTTCAGCCACGACTTCCACATCGAAGCCTTCTCCTGCAAGGACTGCCACACCAAGATCTACCCCTTCCAGGCCGGCGTGAAGCACTTCAGCATGGCGGACATGGCGAAAGGGAAGTCCTGCGGCGCCTGCCATAACGGCAAGGAAGCGTTCTCTTCCAACGGCGACTGCAACAAATGCCACAAAGGGTACAAGCCCGGGACCATAACCTTCAAGACCGAGAGCGGCGACGTGAAGTTCAGCCACGACTTCCACCTGGAAGCCTACAAGTGCGCTGACTGCCACACCAAGATCTTCACCTTCAAGGCTGGCCAGAAGCATTTCACCATGGGCGACATGGAGCACGGCAAATCCTGCGGTGCCTGCCACAACGGCAAAGACGCCTTCACCTCCAACGGCGATTGCGACAAGTGCCACGCGATGTAA
- a CDS encoding DUF72 domain-containing protein, translated as MAKLYLGCSGFSYKHWRGNFYPEDISQKEWFAHYRSVFATVELNVTFYRTPGPETFRHWYEESGENFSFAVKGSRYITHIKRLIDVESALDRFFGAAKELQEKLQVVLWQFPPQFKADLPRLEVFLDQVAQYHTRNTLEFRNQSWLTDEVVALCKSRNVSLCMADHPPFIDAPPATADFVYIRRHGMEGSYNGFYSNEQLARDAARIRSYLDRQLDVYIYYNNDLGGAAPQNAQELASMLQEATWPKQA; from the coding sequence ATGGCAAAGCTCTATCTAGGATGCAGCGGTTTCAGCTACAAGCACTGGCGAGGCAACTTCTACCCCGAAGACATCTCGCAAAAGGAGTGGTTCGCCCACTACCGCTCCGTCTTCGCCACAGTCGAGTTAAACGTCACCTTCTACCGCACCCCCGGCCCGGAAACCTTCAGACACTGGTACGAGGAGAGCGGAGAGAATTTCTCCTTTGCCGTCAAGGGTAGCCGGTACATCACCCACATCAAAAGGCTCATCGACGTGGAGAGCGCGCTGGACCGGTTCTTCGGCGCAGCAAAGGAGTTGCAGGAAAAATTGCAGGTAGTCCTTTGGCAGTTCCCCCCGCAGTTCAAGGCTGACCTCCCCAGGCTTGAGGTCTTCCTCGACCAGGTGGCGCAGTACCACACGAGGAACACGCTGGAGTTCAGAAACCAGAGCTGGCTGACCGACGAGGTGGTGGCACTATGCAAAAGCCGCAACGTCTCCTTGTGCATGGCGGATCATCCCCCGTTCATCGACGCCCCGCCCGCGACTGCGGACTTCGTCTACATCAGAAGGCACGGCATGGAGGGGAGCTACAACGGGTTCTACAGCAACGAGCAGTTGGCGAGGGATGCGGCGAGGATCAGAAGCTACCTGGACCGGCAGCTCGACGTGTACATCTATTACAACAACGACCTTGGCGGAGCGGCTCCCCAGAACGCGCAGGAACTGGCCTCCATGCTGCAAGAAGCTACCTGGCCCAAGCAAGCGTAA
- the purF gene encoding amidophosphoribosyltransferase: MMMRRPEEECGIFGVFNHPEASNLTYLGLYALQHRGQESCGIVSSDGNNLHSHKSMGLVADVFGNQEIFKSLPGKAAIGHVRYSTTGSSVIKNVQPIMVDYSRGSIAVAHNGNIVNAQIIKDELEAYGSIFQTTMDTEIIVHLLATSKAISLQDRLTDALSRIQGAYCLLFLTETRMVAVRDPNGFRPLCLGRQGGSYVVASESCALDLIDAEFIREIAPGEMIVIDKNGMNSFFPFKKVDPTPCIFEFVYFARPDSHIFGRNVYQVRKEQGRQLAREHKVDADIVIPIPDSGVPAALGYAEESGIPFELGLIRNHYVGRTFIEPQQAIRHFGVKIKLNPVREVLKDKRVVVIDDSIVRGTTSRKIVKMIRNAGAREVHVRISSPPTSYPCYYGIDTPNRKELISSSHSLDEIRRYITADSLGYLSEEGLMSSVGAENAGFCTACFTGGYPVKFPRLLDQDEPQMGLFEKEIEK; encoded by the coding sequence ATGATGATGCGCAGGCCCGAAGAAGAGTGCGGCATTTTCGGTGTATTCAACCACCCGGAGGCCTCGAACCTCACCTACCTCGGACTCTACGCCCTTCAGCACAGGGGACAGGAAAGTTGCGGTATCGTCTCCTCCGACGGAAACAACCTGCACTCCCACAAGAGCATGGGGCTTGTCGCCGACGTCTTCGGCAACCAGGAAATCTTCAAATCTCTGCCGGGAAAGGCCGCCATCGGCCACGTGAGGTACTCGACCACCGGATCGTCGGTGATCAAGAACGTGCAGCCGATCATGGTTGACTACTCCCGCGGCTCCATCGCCGTGGCCCATAACGGCAACATCGTCAACGCCCAGATCATAAAGGACGAACTCGAAGCCTACGGTTCCATCTTCCAGACCACGATGGACACCGAGATCATCGTGCATCTTCTGGCCACCTCCAAGGCCATCTCGCTGCAGGACCGGCTCACCGACGCGCTGAGCCGTATCCAGGGGGCCTACTGCCTGCTTTTCCTGACGGAGACCCGCATGGTCGCCGTACGCGACCCGAACGGTTTCCGCCCGCTCTGCCTCGGTCGTCAGGGAGGCTCATACGTGGTCGCTTCCGAGAGCTGCGCCCTCGACCTGATCGACGCCGAGTTCATCCGTGAGATCGCGCCGGGCGAGATGATTGTCATCGATAAAAACGGCATGAACTCCTTCTTCCCGTTCAAGAAGGTGGACCCCACCCCCTGCATCTTCGAATTCGTCTACTTCGCCCGCCCCGACTCCCACATCTTCGGTAGGAACGTCTACCAGGTACGCAAGGAGCAGGGACGCCAACTGGCCCGCGAGCACAAGGTGGACGCCGACATCGTGATCCCAATCCCGGACTCCGGCGTCCCCGCGGCGCTGGGCTATGCCGAGGAATCCGGCATCCCGTTCGAGCTGGGGCTCATCCGCAACCACTACGTGGGGCGCACCTTCATCGAACCGCAGCAGGCCATCCGCCACTTCGGCGTGAAGATCAAGCTGAACCCGGTGCGCGAGGTGCTGAAGGACAAGCGCGTGGTGGTCATCGACGACTCCATCGTGCGCGGCACCACCTCCAGGAAGATCGTCAAGATGATCCGCAACGCAGGGGCTAGAGAGGTGCACGTGCGCATCTCCTCACCGCCGACCAGCTACCCCTGCTACTACGGCATCGATACCCCGAACCGCAAGGAGCTGATCTCCTCGTCGCACTCGCTCGACGAGATCCGCCGCTACATAACGGCCGATTCCCTCGGCTATCTTTCCGAAGAAGGTCTCATGTCATCCGTCGGCGCGGAAAATGCCGGCTTCTGCACTGCCTGCTTCACCGGGGGCTACCCGGTAAAATTCCCGCGGCTTCTCGACCAGGACGAGCCGCAGATGGGGCTATTCGAAAAGGAGATCGAGAAATAA
- a CDS encoding phosphoribosylformylglycinamidine synthase subunit PurQ: protein MTKAKALVITGNGTNCEMEAAHACRLGGFDEARIAHISELMSGEVSLDDYHFLNLTGGFLDGDDLGSAKAQANRLRYAAVEGKGELLVDQISRFIADGKLILGVCNGFQLLVKMGMLPALGGDYLKQTATLTYNANGRFQDRWCYLKCDPASPSLYTRGIEGGVYLPVRHGEGKFLVDDARTLEAIEAKHLSCLKYSDKNYSAPTMEFPENPNGSVNAIAGICDETGRVMGLMPHPEAFVHRTQHPRWTREELPEEGEGLIFFKNAAKYVKENF, encoded by the coding sequence ATGACCAAGGCTAAAGCGCTAGTCATAACAGGCAACGGCACCAACTGCGAAATGGAGGCGGCGCACGCCTGCCGGTTGGGCGGCTTCGACGAGGCCCGCATCGCCCACATATCGGAACTCATGTCCGGCGAGGTGAGCCTGGACGATTACCACTTCCTCAACCTCACCGGCGGCTTCCTCGACGGCGACGACCTGGGGAGCGCCAAGGCGCAGGCGAACCGTTTGCGCTACGCGGCAGTGGAAGGGAAGGGGGAGCTCCTGGTGGACCAGATCTCCCGCTTCATCGCTGACGGCAAGCTGATCCTCGGGGTCTGCAACGGTTTCCAGCTCCTGGTTAAGATGGGTATGCTCCCGGCTCTGGGCGGCGACTACCTGAAGCAGACCGCGACGCTGACCTACAACGCCAACGGCCGTTTCCAGGACCGCTGGTGCTACCTGAAGTGCGACCCCGCTTCCCCGTCGCTGTACACCCGCGGCATCGAAGGGGGAGTATATCTCCCGGTGCGCCACGGCGAAGGGAAGTTCCTGGTGGACGATGCCAGGACGCTGGAGGCGATCGAGGCTAAGCATCTCTCCTGCCTCAAGTACTCCGACAAGAACTACAGTGCGCCCACCATGGAGTTCCCGGAGAACCCCAACGGCTCGGTTAACGCCATCGCCGGCATCTGCGACGAGACCGGCAGGGTGATGGGGCTCATGCCGCACCCCGAGGCGTTCGTGCACCGGACCCAGCACCCGCGCTGGACCCGCGAGGAGCTGCCGGAAGAGGGCGAGGGGCTCATCTTCTTCAAGAACGCGGCGAAATACGTGAAGGAAAACTTCTAG
- a CDS encoding YaeQ family protein, with translation MALPSTIYRASVQLSDLDRQIYEQLQTTVAQHPSETAERLLARLLAYALCFREELVFTKGVGSGDEPDLWSKGPDGRVQLWIEVGLPDPEKLAKSCRHVERAILFAFGSGLNRWLPQHQAKLASIPNLTVIGLDFGFLSQLAENLQRVISWSLTVTEGNLYLTAGNQTMESALQQVSGPPL, from the coding sequence ATGGCTCTTCCCTCAACGATTTACCGCGCTTCCGTGCAGCTCTCCGACCTCGACCGCCAGATCTACGAGCAGTTGCAGACGACTGTCGCCCAGCACCCCTCCGAAACGGCGGAAAGGCTTCTTGCGCGTCTTCTGGCTTACGCCCTTTGTTTCCGCGAGGAGCTCGTTTTCACCAAGGGGGTCGGCTCGGGGGACGAGCCGGATCTCTGGAGCAAGGGGCCTGACGGGAGGGTGCAGCTCTGGATCGAGGTGGGACTCCCAGATCCTGAGAAACTGGCCAAGTCCTGCCGGCACGTCGAGCGCGCCATTCTCTTTGCTTTCGGGTCGGGGTTGAACCGCTGGCTGCCGCAGCACCAGGCGAAGCTCGCTTCCATCCCGAACCTCACCGTCATCGGTCTCGATTTCGGGTTCCTTTCACAACTCGCCGAGAATCTGCAGCGCGTCATCTCCTGGTCCCTCACCGTCACCGAGGGAAACCTCTACTTAACCGCAGGCAACCAGACCATGGAGAGCGCCCTCCAGCAGGTGAGCGGTCCGCCTCTGTGA
- a CDS encoding dioxygenase family protein, producing the protein MRKDRFSRCCLFALMLLLARQGIADARRCSPTPWDEIGPFYRPSAPVRNSIGKGYVLTGTVRSSADCSPIPNARIEFWHTGPAGTYDDAHRATVVTGKDGRYRLQTSPPASYGQRPPHIHILVDVKGFEGLVTQHYPKRGAISATLDLVLVPESEQGDGGGNGRAEDLVRPGKQHR; encoded by the coding sequence ATGAGGAAGGACCGCTTCTCTCGTTGTTGCCTGTTCGCACTGATGCTGTTGCTGGCGAGGCAGGGTATCGCTGATGCCCGCCGCTGCTCCCCGACCCCTTGGGACGAGATCGGCCCCTTCTACCGTCCCAGCGCACCGGTTCGAAACTCCATAGGCAAGGGGTACGTGCTGACCGGTACGGTCCGCTCCTCTGCCGATTGCTCCCCGATTCCCAACGCACGCATCGAGTTCTGGCACACAGGTCCCGCCGGAACCTACGATGACGCCCATAGAGCTACGGTTGTTACCGGGAAGGACGGACGCTACCGGCTGCAAACCTCGCCTCCTGCAAGTTACGGGCAACGCCCGCCGCACATCCACATCCTGGTCGACGTAAAGGGGTTCGAGGGACTGGTGACGCAGCATTACCCCAAAAGAGGGGCAATAAGCGCCACGCTTGATCTTGTTTTGGTGCCTGAGTCTGAACAAGGTGATGGGGGAGGGAATGGCCGCGCTGAAGATCTGGTACGGCCGGGGAAGCAACATCGCTAG
- a CDS encoding phosphoribosylformylglycinamidine synthase subunit PurS, whose amino-acid sequence MPHRIEITLKDEVRDPRGERIKREIEHFLHLHVDQVRTIDVYTVDAQLTSGELEQVAAGPFSDPVIQNYSVGKPAASGFDFLVEVGFRAGVTDNVGRTAGEAIGYLLGRPLASGEAVYTSVQYLISGKLSREDAEKIATGLLCNTLIQRYQILDAASFKAQGGVAPFVPKVQGEAKVEVNSVNLEVSDEELMRISRDGVLALTLDEMKIIQAHYRDPKVLEARKNVGLGAAPTDVELEALAQTWSEHCKHKIFSADVSYDDGEGNREEIKSLFKSFIQKTTADVRAAMGDKDYCLSVFKDNAGVIRFNDDWSLVFKVETHNSPSALDPYGGALTGIVGVNRDPFGTGKGAKLIFNTDVFCFADPFYGKELPKRLLHPRRIYEGVVEGVEHGGNKSGIPTVNGSLVFDDRFAGKPLVFCGTAGIMPAKIKDEPSHQKKILPGDLIVMTGGRIGKDGIHGATFSSEELNENSPVSAVQIGDPITQKRMFDFLIRARDKGLYRFITDNGAGGLSSSIGEMSEECGGCQLDLSLAPLKYPGLAPWEILISEAQERMSLAVPPENIDAFMQMAKRFNVEATVLGSFTDSGIFHMLYGEKTVAYLPLSFMHAGLPPMQIPARWEKPVHEEPAVAEAADYTGDLKGLLSSLNICSKESVVRRYDHEVQGGSVVKPFTGVDNDGPSDAAVVRPILDSFEAVVVGHGICPRYSDIDAYDMAANAIDEGLRNYVAVGGSLDLVAGLDNFCWCDPVLSDRTPDGPYKMAQLVRANKALYDYCTVFSMPLISGKDSMKNDFYDGTTKISIPPTLLFSVIGKMEDARLAVTMDVKRAGDQVYLLGATANELGASEYLAQKGYVGNNVPKVDANAALATYRAYHGALNAGLVASCHDLSDGGLAVAAAESAFAGGFGMELDLAKVAFKGEAADKKDAVLLFSESASRLLVTVRPEKVEAFEKAMAGTTFAKIGAVTEAKNVSVKGLSGKVVVNSDISELKAAWQEPLKDL is encoded by the coding sequence ATGCCCCACAGGATTGAAATCACCCTAAAGGACGAGGTCCGCGACCCTCGCGGCGAACGGATCAAGCGTGAGATCGAGCACTTTCTCCATCTCCACGTGGACCAGGTCCGGACCATAGACGTCTACACGGTGGACGCGCAGCTCACCTCCGGGGAACTGGAGCAGGTGGCGGCCGGCCCCTTCAGCGACCCGGTCATCCAGAACTACAGCGTCGGCAAGCCCGCCGCTTCCGGCTTCGACTTTCTGGTCGAGGTCGGTTTCCGTGCCGGCGTCACCGACAACGTCGGCCGCACCGCAGGCGAGGCTATCGGCTACCTCCTGGGGCGCCCGCTCGCCTCGGGCGAAGCGGTCTACACCTCGGTGCAGTACCTGATCTCCGGGAAGCTTTCCCGCGAGGACGCCGAAAAGATCGCCACGGGCCTTTTGTGCAACACCCTGATCCAGCGCTACCAGATCCTGGACGCCGCCTCCTTCAAGGCACAGGGTGGCGTCGCTCCCTTCGTGCCCAAGGTGCAGGGTGAGGCGAAGGTCGAGGTGAACAGCGTCAACCTCGAGGTATCCGACGAGGAGCTGATGCGCATCAGCCGCGACGGCGTGCTGGCGCTCACCCTGGACGAGATGAAGATCATCCAGGCGCACTACCGCGACCCCAAGGTGCTGGAGGCCAGGAAGAACGTGGGCCTGGGTGCTGCTCCCACCGACGTGGAGCTCGAGGCGCTGGCTCAGACTTGGTCCGAGCACTGCAAGCACAAGATCTTCTCGGCAGACGTCAGCTACGATGACGGGGAGGGGAACCGCGAAGAGATCAAGTCGCTCTTCAAGAGCTTCATCCAGAAGACCACCGCGGACGTGCGCGCCGCCATGGGCGACAAAGACTACTGCCTCTCCGTCTTCAAGGACAACGCCGGCGTCATCCGTTTCAACGACGACTGGTCGCTGGTCTTCAAGGTCGAGACCCACAACTCGCCGTCCGCGCTCGACCCCTACGGCGGGGCGCTGACCGGCATCGTCGGCGTGAACCGCGACCCGTTCGGGACCGGCAAGGGGGCGAAGCTCATCTTCAACACCGACGTCTTCTGCTTCGCCGATCCTTTCTACGGCAAGGAGCTCCCCAAGCGCCTCTTGCACCCGCGCCGCATCTACGAAGGTGTCGTTGAAGGGGTGGAGCACGGCGGCAACAAAAGCGGCATCCCGACCGTCAACGGCTCGCTGGTCTTTGACGACCGCTTCGCCGGTAAGCCGCTGGTGTTCTGCGGCACCGCCGGGATCATGCCGGCGAAGATCAAGGACGAGCCCTCGCACCAGAAGAAGATCCTTCCGGGCGACCTGATCGTCATGACCGGCGGCAGGATCGGCAAGGACGGCATCCATGGCGCCACCTTCTCCTCCGAGGAGCTGAACGAGAACTCGCCGGTGTCCGCGGTCCAGATCGGCGATCCGATCACCCAGAAAAGGATGTTCGACTTCCTGATCCGCGCCCGCGACAAGGGCCTTTACCGCTTCATCACCGACAACGGGGCAGGGGGGCTTTCCTCCTCCATCGGCGAGATGTCCGAGGAGTGCGGCGGCTGCCAGCTCGACCTCTCCCTGGCGCCGCTCAAGTACCCGGGACTCGCTCCCTGGGAGATCCTGATCTCCGAAGCACAGGAGCGCATGAGCCTCGCGGTGCCCCCCGAGAACATCGACGCTTTCATGCAGATGGCCAAGCGCTTCAACGTTGAGGCGACCGTGCTCGGGAGCTTCACCGATTCCGGCATCTTCCACATGCTCTACGGCGAGAAGACCGTGGCGTACCTGCCGCTTTCCTTCATGCACGCGGGCCTTCCGCCGATGCAGATCCCGGCCCGCTGGGAAAAGCCGGTGCACGAAGAACCGGCCGTCGCCGAGGCGGCCGACTACACCGGTGACCTAAAGGGGCTTCTCTCCTCGCTCAACATCTGCTCCAAGGAAAGCGTCGTGCGCCGTTACGACCACGAGGTCCAGGGGGGAAGCGTAGTCAAGCCCTTCACCGGCGTCGACAACGACGGCCCGTCTGACGCCGCCGTGGTGCGCCCGATCCTCGACTCCTTCGAGGCGGTCGTCGTCGGGCACGGCATCTGCCCGCGCTACAGCGATATCGACGCCTACGACATGGCGGCCAACGCCATCGACGAGGGGCTCAGGAACTACGTTGCCGTCGGGGGCTCGCTCGACCTCGTCGCCGGCCTGGACAACTTCTGCTGGTGCGACCCGGTCCTTTCCGACCGGACCCCGGACGGGCCGTACAAGATGGCCCAGCTGGTGCGCGCCAACAAGGCGCTCTACGACTACTGCACCGTCTTCTCCATGCCGCTCATCTCCGGCAAGGACTCCATGAAGAATGACTTCTACGACGGCACCACCAAGATCTCCATCCCGCCGACCCTGCTTTTCTCGGTCATCGGCAAGATGGAGGACGCGCGTCTCGCCGTGACCATGGACGTGAAGCGCGCAGGGGACCAGGTGTACCTCCTGGGTGCTACCGCGAACGAGCTGGGTGCCTCCGAGTACCTGGCGCAGAAGGGGTACGTCGGCAACAACGTCCCGAAGGTGGACGCCAACGCTGCCCTCGCCACTTACCGCGCCTACCACGGCGCACTGAACGCAGGGCTCGTCGCCTCCTGCCATGACCTCTCCGACGGCGGGCTTGCCGTCGCCGCAGCAGAGAGCGCCTTTGCCGGCGGCTTCGGGATGGAGCTGGACCTGGCCAAGGTCGCCTTCAAGGGGGAGGCCGCCGACAAGAAGGACGCCGTGCTTCTCTTCTCCGAGTCCGCATCGAGGCTTTTGGTGACGGTGCGCCCCGAGAAGGTCGAGGCGTTCGAGAAGGCCATGGCCGGGACCACCTTCGCCAAGATCGGCGCGGTGACCGAGGCGAAGAACGTTTCGGTGAAGGGGCTTTCGGGGAAAGTGGTGGTCAACTCCGATATTTCCGAGCTGAAAGCCGCTTGGCAGGAGCCGCTCAAGGATCTGTAA
- a CDS encoding YkgJ family cysteine cluster protein, with product MLDKIDAWFARSMELYPESIACRSGCSACCRSTFDITLLDAYYLKLGFDQLPEATRERVLAKCRERLDLMRETWPEFDHPYLLNYRDEEEWDALMPDEDETPCVLLGEDGRCLVYHYRPMTCRLHGIPLIDTGGEVMHDEWCTMNFTDADPLQIDGLKAPFDAMLREEVALFREFTAALLGKRMNELDTFIPTALLIDFENCDTFKDWIK from the coding sequence TTGCTTGACAAGATTGACGCCTGGTTCGCCCGCTCGATGGAGCTCTACCCGGAGAGCATCGCCTGCAGGAGCGGCTGCTCCGCCTGCTGCCGCTCGACCTTCGACATCACGCTTCTCGACGCCTATTACCTGAAGCTCGGCTTCGACCAGCTTCCTGAGGCGACCAGGGAGAGGGTGCTTGCCAAGTGCCGCGAAAGGCTCGACTTGATGCGGGAGACTTGGCCCGAGTTCGACCACCCATACCTCTTGAATTACCGCGACGAGGAAGAGTGGGACGCGCTCATGCCCGACGAGGACGAAACCCCCTGCGTGCTGCTGGGCGAGGACGGCCGCTGCCTGGTCTACCATTACCGCCCCATGACCTGCCGGCTGCACGGCATCCCCTTGATCGACACCGGCGGCGAGGTGATGCACGACGAGTGGTGCACCATGAACTTCACCGACGCGGACCCGCTCCAGATTGACGGGCTCAAGGCCCCCTTCGATGCCATGCTACGCGAGGAGGTGGCGCTTTTCAGGGAGTTCACCGCGGCGCTCTTGGGAAAGAGGATGAACGAGTTGGACACCTTCATACCTACCGCGCTTTTGATCGATTTCGAGAACTGCGACACCTTCAAGGATTGGATTAAGTAA
- the pyrE gene encoding orotate phosphoribosyltransferase, producing MSEKERLKKIIIELSYEKRNVTLASGRQSDFYFDGKQTTLHPEGGYLTGKLFFDAIKDVEGVEGVGGLTLGADPIATATSIASFLAGKPVPGFIIRKEPKGHGTGAWLEGRKNLKPGSKVVIVEDVVTSGGSSIKAIKRAEEEGLVVLGVVTLVDREEGGRENIEAEGYWLKSIFTKSEILA from the coding sequence ATGAGCGAGAAGGAAAGGCTGAAAAAGATCATCATAGAGCTGTCCTACGAGAAGCGGAACGTGACCCTGGCCTCCGGCCGCCAGAGCGATTTCTACTTCGACGGCAAGCAGACCACGCTGCACCCGGAAGGGGGCTACCTCACCGGGAAGCTCTTCTTCGACGCGATCAAGGACGTCGAAGGGGTTGAAGGGGTAGGGGGGCTTACCCTTGGCGCCGACCCGATCGCGACTGCCACCTCCATCGCCAGCTTCCTGGCGGGGAAACCGGTTCCCGGCTTCATCATCAGGAAGGAGCCCAAGGGGCACGGCACCGGCGCCTGGCTGGAAGGAAGGAAGAACCTGAAGCCCGGCTCCAAGGTCGTCATCGTCGAGGACGTCGTGACCAGCGGCGGCTCCTCCATCAAGGCGATCAAGCGCGCCGAGGAGGAAGGGCTCGTGGTACTGGGTGTGGTCACCCTGGTGGACCGCGAGGAAGGCGGGCGCGAGAACATCGAGGCCGAAGGTTACTGGCTCAAGTCCATCTTCACCAAGTCCGAGATCCTCGCCTAG